ATTTCTTGACACCCCAATTCAGAAAGAAGCTCAGCAAGATATAACAAAACAGTGTCATCTTGCAGGTTAAGATCGAATCTTTTTTTAAATTCGTTGAGTAAGTAGTCTTTACCTTCTGGAGCCATAATACTTAGGGCGTCTCTTGCAAGTTCACTTACTTCTGTATCTTCATCATCTAAAAGTTTTATTAAATTAGGAATAGCCTGAATACCTTTTTCTTCAACTATTTTTTTTAGCAAATCTTCACGACTGTACATTAAATTACACACCCTTTTCAATAAACTATATTTCCATACATTTCTTTAATTTCATTTAATTTTTCTTTTTCAGATAGTTTTATTATAGCTGAAATTGCCTCATTGTCAACTGATTTAATTATTTTGAAATGTTCATTTGCTAAAGTAGCAACTTGAGGCATATGTGTGATGACAATAATTTGTTTGTTTTGAGATAAATCACTTAATTTTTTCCCAACTATATCTGCCATTCTCGGTCCTACTCCCGAATCTATTTCATCAAAAACCATTGTGTCTATAGGATGATTTTTTCCTAATACTATTTCTAAAGCTAAGATAATTCTAGATAACTCTCCACCTGAGGCAACTTCAGCAAGTGGTAAAAAATCACTTTTTGGGTTAGTTTTTAGTAAAAATACAATTTTGTGAGCTGCATCTTTTTGAGGAGCATTTAATTTTTTTATTTTCCAATCAATCTTACAATTTTCCATATTTAAATCTTTAAGATTTTCCTCTACATTTTTTTTAAGCACATCAAGAAAAGGTTTTGTTTGATCTATTAAGTTATCGCTTAAATTCATCAACTTATTTTTTAGCTGGTTCAACTTTGGTTCTAATTCGTGAAAATCTTTTTTTATTTCTTCTAACATATTTTTTTGTGATTTGTATTTTTCTAGATTGGTTAAAACATCTTCTAAAGAAGGCCCATATTTTCTTTTTAGCTCCATTATTATATTTAATCGATTACTGATCCTTTCAAGCTCTTCTGGGTCACTTTCTAAATTCTCCACTTTAATCTGCAACAGATCAAATAATTCAGTTAGCTGTTCTTGAATAAATAAAGCCAAAGAATGTTCTTCTTTAAAACCATAATCGATAATTTTAGATAAATTATAAACTACCTCACCAATCTGCAGGTCTATTGACTTATCATCCTCTTTAAGAAGGTATAGTGATTCTATTAATTTCTCTCTTATTTCTTCTATATTGTTTAGAGTTTTAAAACGAGAAGAAAGTTCATCATCTTCGTTAGGTTTAAAATTTGCTTCTTCTATTTCTTTTATTTGATAATTTAGAATATCAATATTTCTGAAAATATCAGTTTTATCTGTAGGAAGATTTTCAAACTTTCTTTTCAAATTTAAATATTCTTGATAAACTTCATCATATTCTATAAAAAAATTCGGGAATTTTTCTCTTAATATTTTAAATATCAAAGAATTTTGATAATTATCATCTCTTAAAGCTATGTTAGAATCTTGTGAATGAACTTCTAAAAGATATTTTGAAATCTCTTGAACGATATTTTTCGGAACTATTGTATCGTTTAATCTAAAAAGGGTCTTTTTAGGAGTGAAATTTACAGCTAAAATCAATTCATTGTTTTCTAAAGGAACGTAATCCTCCACCATTTCTGCAATGAAATCATTAACCGTAAAAAAAGCAGAAACAGAACCATTTAAATTCTTAAGATTCTGGGGAACATTTCCTGTCAAAAATATTCTTAAGGCATTTAAAAACATTGATTTGCCCGTTCCAGACTCTCCTGTAATCGTAGAAAAGTTGGAATCAAAATCAACGTTTGCTTTTTTAAAAAGGCCAAAGTTTTTTATAGACAAAGAATGTAACATCTGCTCACCAGCCTTGAGATACCCTTTCAGTATCATTCAAATAAAATTATATCATAATATCTATTTATAATTTACTTTTTAAATAATTTAATATCAAGTCCTTAGCGTCTAGTTTAATTGATTCATTTACTTTAAATTTCGGCGTCTTTATGGCTTCTTCTATAACTTCTAAATATCCTTTTGCAGTATTCTTCCAAGTATAATTATTTAAAACTCTCTTTTTGACCTTTTTAGAGTAGTAATCAAAATTATTCAACCCTTCTATTATAGCGTTTGCAATATCTTCTGTATTAAATGGATCGAATAAATTTCCTGAACCGTCGGCAAATATCTCACTAGGCCCTCCATTTTTGGTTGCAACAACAGAAAGTCCGCAGGCTCCTGCTTCAATAGGAGCAAGCCCAAAAGGTTCATAAAAAGAAGGTAGAACAAAAACAGAATTCATTCTTGAAAAATATTTATAAGCTGTAGCTAAAGCTTTTTGAGATCTAAGATCAAAGAAAAAAACTTTATCTTTTATTTTTGCTTTCTCAACTTCTGTTAAAATTGGTTCCAAGATATTTTTTTCTTTTATTGATAAATTTTCTATTTCTTTAAAAGGATCAGCTATTCCTCTTAAAAAAATGGCTAAATTGGCTTTATCTTGTAATTCTTTAGATTGAGAATAGGCTTTAACTACCATAATGTGATTCTTTTTTTCATCCAATCGACTTGACAGAATAATAAAGGGTTTTTTTAATCCATTTATTTTAATTTCTATTTGAGTTAAAGTTTCTTCATCTAGTTCATTTAAATTATCATTAAAAATTTCGGTATTAACTCCAGGAGGAATAACTTTATATTTATTCTCATTCTCAACTTCTGAAATATCTTTATATAAAGGATGTGAATACTGTTCGAATCTTTCCATCGAAGTTGAAACAATAATTTTACTAGCATACTTAATAGATAATCTTTCAGCTGAAATTCTTTGAGAAAAGTGATATTCTCTGTCTATATCCTCGAAATTATTCAAATTAACATTTAATTTATCTAATTTTTGAGCACCTAAAGAATGCCCAGTAAAAGAAAAATTTAATCCGGTTTTTGATTTCAGTAAGACTCCGGAATAACCCCCATCTCCGTAATGACATGTAACAAAAGTAATCTCATCTTTTTTGTACAGCTCAATAATTTTATTAACATACTCCTCTAAATAAGGCCATAATTTTTCTTTATTCAAAAATCCCTCTCCTCCAAAAGGTACCCTTACAATTCGAGGATTTCTACTCTCATCGTAGTAATCGATAGAAGAAGCAAACTCTTGCCAATCTGGATCGACGATTTTGCGAGTAATTATATCTACAAAGACATTCATTTTTGCCAATTCTTTTGATACTTCTTTAACGTAAATCAATTGCCCTCCAAAATCAGGGTGTTCAGTTAAGTGGGAATCATTCTTATCGAAATTCCCTTGAGGATTTAAAAATAAAATTCTCATAAAAAAACCTCCAAATTCTTAATAAACCAAAAGCGGTTAGATATTCTTTATTTTACCATATTTAATTTTCAATTTTAAGTTTTCATCTAAAAAACTTTTAAATAATGGATATGCACATTAAAACGTATGACTTTTTTTAATTAAAACAAAATATGCTATAATCTTTAGGATTGAAGAATAGAAATTCTCATGATCAAATCATAAAAATAGGAGGTTTCAGGATGATTTCACCCCACGGAGAAAAATTGATAAACAGAATAGTAGAAGGTGAAGAAAAAAAAGAGTTATTAAAAAAAGCTAGTCAATTGAAAAGTATAGATGTATCGTACTTTGATTTGTCTGAATTAGAAAATATAGCAACCGGTTTGTTCAGCCCTTTAGAAGGTTTTATGACTGAAGAAGATTATAATAACGTACTAGACGAAATGAGATTAAAAGATGGAACAGTATGGCCCATACCTATTGTATTATCAGTAAAAAAAGAGACAGCAGATGAGATGAAAATCGGAGAAGATATCTTGATAAAAAATCAGGAAAATGGAAAAGAATATGCAATACTCCATCTTAAAGATAAATATTTAAGAAGAAAAGAAGAAGAGGCCTTAAAAGTATATAAAACAAAAGAAATAGAACATCCAGGTGTAAAATTTCTATACGAACAAGGAGATATCGCTTTAGGAGGAGAAATTACACTATTAAATAGAATAGAACATGAAAATTTTAAAGAATACAGATTAGAACCAAAAGACACGAGGAAAATATTCCAAGAAAAAGGATGGAGAACGATAGTTGCTTTCCAAACAAGAAACCCCATACACAGAGCGCATGAATATCTTCAAAAAACTGCACTTGAAATAGTAGATGGACTATTCATAAATCCATTAGTTGGGAAAACCCAAAAGGAAGATATCCCATCTGAGGTTCGAATGAGATCTTACAAGGTAATACTTGATAAATATTACCCTAAAAACAGGGTTTTATTAAGTGTATTTCCAGTAAATATGAGATACGCTGGTCCAAAAGAAGCTATCTTTCATGCGATATGTAGAAAAAATTATGGATGTACACATTTTATCGTAGGTAGGGATCATGCAGGTGTTGGAAATTATTATGGAACATACGAAGCACAAGAAATATTTGATCAATTTACTCCTGAAGAAATCGGTATAGTGCCTCTTAAGTTTGAACATTCCTTTTATTGCAAAAAATGTGAAAATATGGCAACCTCAAAAACATGCCCACATGGAAATGAAGATCATGTATTCTTGAGCGGAACTAAAGTACGTGAAATGCTTTCAAAAGGAGAAAAGCCACCTAAAGAATTTACAAGACCAGAAGTTGCAGAAATACTAATGGAGTTTTATAGAAGTTAGTAATTAATAAAAAACATTGTTCTCAGGGGGATAATTTGCATATTACAATTAACAAAAAAACGATTTCTCTGTTATTAATTATCGTGCTTATATCTGGAAAGATATTTTCCTATGAATTATTTTTTTCAGGGGAAGAGTTGTTATTTTTCTTAAATCAAAAGCTAAATAGTAGTAAATCTATTAAATTAGTATCCTTCAGTTTAGATAACACAATAAGTGATGGAATTTCAAAAATCAACCATGAAATTTTTTTAGAAAAAGATGGTGGATATTCTGGGGATATTCCATTGTCAATTACATACGATAAAAATTACGATGGGTACTTGCATCAAAAGTTTATAATTTTTGATAATAATTCTATTTTATTTGGAACCGGAAACTTTACAAAAAGTGGGTTAAAAGAAGACTTCAATATTTTTATATATACAGAAGATATGAATATTGTAGCAGTTTTTCTAAAAGAGTTTTCTAATTTTAGAAATGGAAAATTTGGAAATAATAAAAAAATAGTTAAAGAAAATTTAAGAAACACCGATATGGGTAATATAGAAATTATAACAGGACCGTCAGAAGAGATATATAAAACTGTATTAAAGAAGGTTTCAACAGCAAAGGAATCTATAAAACTATTTTCTTATTCATTTACCGATCCCTATTTTATTCAAAAACTGGAAAAATTATCTTCTAAAAACATTTGTATACAAATCATTTCAGATGATTGGAATAAGATTTATAACTCTCCTCTTATATTTATGATGGGAATAGATATTAAATATCGAAATGATATTCATGCAAAATGTTTAACAATAGATAATGAAATAACTATTATAGGAAGTTATAATCTTACTTATAGAGCCAGAGAAAAAAATGATGAAGTAGTTGTAATAATAAATAATAGAGGGATTGCAGACACAATAAATGCGAAATTTGATTTATTATGGCAAGAATGATAAAATATATAAGATTTTTTTAAAAGGAGGCTTGTGCTTTTTTTAAAAGCACAAAAAGGCTATGAAAATTAGAGTTGCTATATCTCAGATTGATTCTTATGTTGGAAATTATGCAATAAATCTTCAAAAAATTAAAGGTTATATTACAGAGGCAGCATCTAATAATGCAGATATTGTTGTTTTTCCAGAGTTAGCATTAAATGGTTATCCTCCTGAAGATTTGATATTAAAGACACAATTTTTACGTGATTCTCTAAACTGCATTGAGAAAATAAGAGATTTCAGTAGATCGAAAGATATAATTATAATTTTAGGTGGCATAGATTGGGATGTAGAGTCGTATAATACAGCTTTTATTATATACAAAGGGAAAATGTATGGCAATTACAAGAAGATGTTTTTGCCAAATTATTCCGTATTTGACGAAAAAAGATATTTCTCAGCTGGCAGATCTCCTTATATTATGGAAATTGATAAAGTTAAAGTAGGGATAACGATATGTGAAGACTTATGGGTTCCAAACGGGCCAGCAATTTCTTTAGCCCAAAATGGGGCAAGCATAATAATTAATCTTTCTGCTTCTCCTTTTTATAAAGAAAGAAACAAAACAAGGTTTGAGATGCTTAAAACTAGGGCTTCTGAATTATCGAGCTGGATAATTTACTGTAACCTAGTTGGAGGGCAAGATGAAATTGTTTTTGATGGAGGAAGCGTTGTCGTAAACCCCTATGGAGAAATTGAGTTTAACGCTCCTTATTTTGAAGAGGGATTGTATTTTGTTGACATAGATCCACTAGAAGCAACGAGGGCAAACTTAAGAGAAGGTAAAAGGAAACACTATAATGAAAGCGTTTACTTTGAAAAAGTTAACGTAATAAATATTGAAAAAAGAATACAAGATAAACTCCCCTTAAATAAAAATAATTTTTACAATCCAGATGTTTATGAACAATTATATTTAGCAATAAAAATAGGAATTAAAGATTATCTATCAAAAAATGGATTTGAAAAAGTTGTGTTAGGCTTGAGCGGAGGTATAGATTCTTCCTTAGTGGCAGCTATTGCAAGTGATTCTATAGGACCTAAAAATGTACTGGGACTCATAATGCCTTCAAAATTCTCTTCAAAATCGAGTGTTGATGATGCAGTAGAACTAGCGAAAAACTTAGATATAGATTATAAAATAATTCCTATAACAGATATTTATGAATCATATATTAGTGAATTAAGTGAAAGTTTCCAAGAAAAAGATGAAGATAAGACAGAAGAAAATATACAAGCTAGGATTAGGGGAAACATTGTCATGGCTTTTTCAAATAAATTTAACTATTTAGCATTAGCTTGTGGGAATAAAAGTGAAGCAGCTACTGGCTATGCAACATTATATGGAGACATGGCTGGTGGATTTTCCCCGATTAAAGACTTATATAAAACTGATTTATACAAGGTTGCTAACAAATTCAACGAAATACATAACAAAAAGATAATTACAAAATCTATATTAGAAAAGGCACCTTCTGCAGAACTTAGACCTAATCAAAAGGATGAAGATACCTTGCCTCCTTATTCATTATTAGATCAAATTTTGTTTAAATATATAGATAGAGAAATGTCGTATGATGAGCTTTTACAAGAAGGATATGATGAAGAAATTCTAAAATATGTCATAAATTTAGTCAATAAAAATGAATACAAAAGACGGCAATCAGCTCCTGGCATCAAATTAACAGAAAGAAGCTTAGGCAAGGACAGGCGAATGCCAATTACTAATGGTTACGTCCCTTGGTAGAACCCAGAAACTTGTAGAACACCGAAAATAGAAAGAAGAAGGCGAGATTTCGTGGCAAAAAATGAAGAGAATGGCAGTAGTTTAAGAAATTTACTTGTTATTATAGGAACAATGGTCGTAATATATTTAGCCACTTTTGTATTGTGGGGATTATACGAAGAGAATTTGGAAACACAATATTACTACCCTTATTTAAAAATTAAGGAATCAGGTTATGAAAGAGTAACAAAATATCCTTATACTCCAAAAGGGTTTAATTTAACTATTGAAAAAAGTCAATATACAAATATTTATATTGTAAATACGATTTATGGTTCATTCACAATACAAACTTTTGATGATCGTTTCTTTTTCTTTGAAAACTCAAATATGATTGTTATATCTTATCCTTCATATGATTTTAGAGGGCTCGAATACTCTGTGATACAAAAAAACGGCAACGTTTTTAAATTTGTTATTGTGCCAAATGAGGAAGTTATAAACGAAGTTTTCAATTTCATTGAGAATTTACTTAGAATAAAAGTCCTACAAGTACCTGAATTGGAGACATATGAATATATAAACGAAGGTGAATATGCTTACAATATTATAAGTAATAATAAAGAATTTAGTCTTTCAAAAGATTTAATTGAAACTATTGGTGAATCTAACGATTACATATTTCTTATCTCTAGAAAATATGGTTTATTCAACAAAATATATTATATAGAAAAATCCACTACCAAAATAGGAGAATTAATAATGATTACGCAAATGGATAATTCTTGGATATAATTAAGTTTTTAAAAAATTCT
The sequence above is drawn from the Petrotoga sp. 9PW.55.5.1 genome and encodes:
- a CDS encoding DNA repair protein RecN, translating into MILKGYLKAGEQMLHSLSIKNFGLFKKANVDFDSNFSTITGESGTGKSMFLNALRIFLTGNVPQNLKNLNGSVSAFFTVNDFIAEMVEDYVPLENNELILAVNFTPKKTLFRLNDTIVPKNIVQEISKYLLEVHSQDSNIALRDDNYQNSLIFKILREKFPNFFIEYDEVYQEYLNLKRKFENLPTDKTDIFRNIDILNYQIKEIEEANFKPNEDDELSSRFKTLNNIEEIREKLIESLYLLKEDDKSIDLQIGEVVYNLSKIIDYGFKEEHSLALFIQEQLTELFDLLQIKVENLESDPEELERISNRLNIIMELKRKYGPSLEDVLTNLEKYKSQKNMLEEIKKDFHELEPKLNQLKNKLMNLSDNLIDQTKPFLDVLKKNVEENLKDLNMENCKIDWKIKKLNAPQKDAAHKIVFLLKTNPKSDFLPLAEVASGGELSRIILALEIVLGKNHPIDTMVFDEIDSGVGPRMADIVGKKLSDLSQNKQIIVITHMPQVATLANEHFKIIKSVDNEAISAIIKLSEKEKLNEIKEMYGNIVY
- a CDS encoding glycosyltransferase; this encodes MRILFLNPQGNFDKNDSHLTEHPDFGGQLIYVKEVSKELAKMNVFVDIITRKIVDPDWQEFASSIDYYDESRNPRIVRVPFGGEGFLNKEKLWPYLEEYVNKIIELYKKDEITFVTCHYGDGGYSGVLLKSKTGLNFSFTGHSLGAQKLDKLNVNLNNFEDIDREYHFSQRISAERLSIKYASKIIVSTSMERFEQYSHPLYKDISEVENENKYKVIPPGVNTEIFNDNLNELDEETLTQIEIKINGLKKPFIILSSRLDEKKNHIMVVKAYSQSKELQDKANLAIFLRGIADPFKEIENLSIKEKNILEPILTEVEKAKIKDKVFFFDLRSQKALATAYKYFSRMNSVFVLPSFYEPFGLAPIEAGACGLSVVATKNGGPSEIFADGSGNLFDPFNTEDIANAIIEGLNNFDYYSKKVKKRVLNNYTWKNTAKGYLEVIEEAIKTPKFKVNESIKLDAKDLILNYLKSKL
- the sat gene encoding sulfate adenylyltransferase — translated: MISPHGEKLINRIVEGEEKKELLKKASQLKSIDVSYFDLSELENIATGLFSPLEGFMTEEDYNNVLDEMRLKDGTVWPIPIVLSVKKETADEMKIGEDILIKNQENGKEYAILHLKDKYLRRKEEEALKVYKTKEIEHPGVKFLYEQGDIALGGEITLLNRIEHENFKEYRLEPKDTRKIFQEKGWRTIVAFQTRNPIHRAHEYLQKTALEIVDGLFINPLVGKTQKEDIPSEVRMRSYKVILDKYYPKNRVLLSVFPVNMRYAGPKEAIFHAICRKNYGCTHFIVGRDHAGVGNYYGTYEAQEIFDQFTPEEIGIVPLKFEHSFYCKKCENMATSKTCPHGNEDHVFLSGTKVREMLSKGEKPPKEFTRPEVAEILMEFYRS
- a CDS encoding phospholipase D-like domain-containing protein; translated protein: MHITINKKTISLLLIIVLISGKIFSYELFFSGEELLFFLNQKLNSSKSIKLVSFSLDNTISDGISKINHEIFLEKDGGYSGDIPLSITYDKNYDGYLHQKFIIFDNNSILFGTGNFTKSGLKEDFNIFIYTEDMNIVAVFLKEFSNFRNGKFGNNKKIVKENLRNTDMGNIEIITGPSEEIYKTVLKKVSTAKESIKLFSYSFTDPYFIQKLEKLSSKNICIQIISDDWNKIYNSPLIFMMGIDIKYRNDIHAKCLTIDNEITIIGSYNLTYRAREKNDEVVVIINNRGIADTINAKFDLLWQE
- a CDS encoding NAD+ synthase gives rise to the protein MKIRVAISQIDSYVGNYAINLQKIKGYITEAASNNADIVVFPELALNGYPPEDLILKTQFLRDSLNCIEKIRDFSRSKDIIIILGGIDWDVESYNTAFIIYKGKMYGNYKKMFLPNYSVFDEKRYFSAGRSPYIMEIDKVKVGITICEDLWVPNGPAISLAQNGASIIINLSASPFYKERNKTRFEMLKTRASELSSWIIYCNLVGGQDEIVFDGGSVVVNPYGEIEFNAPYFEEGLYFVDIDPLEATRANLREGKRKHYNESVYFEKVNVINIEKRIQDKLPLNKNNFYNPDVYEQLYLAIKIGIKDYLSKNGFEKVVLGLSGGIDSSLVAAIASDSIGPKNVLGLIMPSKFSSKSSVDDAVELAKNLDIDYKIIPITDIYESYISELSESFQEKDEDKTEENIQARIRGNIVMAFSNKFNYLALACGNKSEAATGYATLYGDMAGGFSPIKDLYKTDLYKVANKFNEIHNKKIITKSILEKAPSAELRPNQKDEDTLPPYSLLDQILFKYIDREMSYDELLQEGYDEEILKYVINLVNKNEYKRRQSAPGIKLTERSLGKDRRMPITNGYVPW